The Pseudomonas pergaminensis nucleotide sequence GGCGACCAGTTGTACCTGGCCTACAATGACCGCAAGCGCATCTATGTGATGGGCGAAGTCATGCAGCCCCGTGCCCTGACCTTCAAGACCCGCAGCATGAACCTCTCCGACGTGCTCGGCTCGGTGGGTGGGGTCAATCAGAACACCTCCAACGCGGACGCGATCTATGTGATTCGCGGCGCGCAGAACATCGCCAACGAGCCGGCCAAGGTGTTCCAGCTGGAAGCTGCGTCCCCTTCGGCCATGGCCCTGGCCACGCGCTTTGATGTGCAGCCCCAGGATGTGGTGTTTGTCGGCCCGGCGAATATCACGCGCTGGAACCGCTTCATCAGCCAGTTGATCCCTTCGGCCACAATCGTCGGCATCGGCGCGTCCACCCAGAACAACCTGAGCGAAGCCAGCAGCCGATAGGGTGGAACCTGCGTGAACACTCATAAAATCGCTGCTTATATGGGGTTGGCGTGGCTGTTGGCTGGCTGCAATCCACTGATGACCGCCTCCCTCGATACCTTCAAGGCGGCCGTGGGCGGGCCGGCGCCACTGGCACTGACCCAGGCCCAGGTGGATGCGGTGCCGTTTGCCCAGATCAAGGTCACCACGGTGTCCAGCGAAGGGGTGATGGCGCTGATTCGCCAGCGTGGCGACCTGCAGTTCTGGGTGGCTTCCGGCAAGCAGGTGCTGTTGGTGCGTAATGGTCTGGTGGTGCGCACGGTCGGCCTGGGCGTGGACCTCAATGGCACGCACTGGCAGGGCCAGTCGCCTTTCCAGCAAGGCTTGCACCGTATGCCGGATGGCTACCGCAGCACGCGGCAGATCGATGGGGTGGACGGCTATCGCATGGGCATCCCGCTTACCAGCCGT carries:
- a CDS encoding YjbF family lipoprotein encodes the protein MNTHKIAAYMGLAWLLAGCNPLMTASLDTFKAAVGGPAPLALTQAQVDAVPFAQIKVTTVSSEGVMALIRQRGDLQFWVASGKQVLLVRNGLVVRTVGLGVDLNGTHWQGQSPFQQGLHRMPDGYRSTRQIDGVDGYRMGIPLTSRMTRKGIETVEILGKPYALLRVDEDVEASGFQARNRYWVDPVDGFIVQSEQHLTPDLTLTITQLQPTRKDAR